The following proteins are encoded in a genomic region of Dokdonia donghaensis DSW-1:
- a CDS encoding LacI family DNA-binding transcriptional regulator, translated as MKKEVTTLKTIAKKLNISISTVSRALNDHPDISKETKAKVQELANALHYVPNIFAKGFRKHKSNIIGVIVPTITHYFTTTIVRGILEEAAVKGYRVIISESNNDVTSQNEMLNTMIQFGVDGILASLTKMTRNIDTILPIAHTVPLILFDKVSEKIPCTQITINDEQAAFNAVEHLINIGKRRIAIIKEGEFSYTSQKRYKGYIKALEAHNIAVDDKIILSVDDISLTQGKRMTNILLSLKKRPDAIFAITDSAAIGVIQTLNKSNIRIPEEIAVVGFSNSKSSKIVEPNLTTVSQPGNLIGKTAVSYLISEIENESDTEMTTSKTVEINTELIVRESTLKLS; from the coding sequence ATGAAGAAAGAGGTAACTACCCTTAAGACTATTGCAAAAAAATTAAATATCTCAATATCAACCGTTTCTAGAGCACTTAATGATCATCCAGACATAAGTAAAGAAACAAAGGCAAAAGTACAGGAGCTTGCAAATGCGTTACACTACGTGCCTAATATTTTTGCAAAAGGTTTTAGAAAACATAAGTCTAATATTATAGGGGTTATTGTACCTACCATAACGCACTATTTTACAACTACCATAGTGAGGGGTATACTAGAAGAAGCTGCTGTAAAAGGATATCGTGTTATTATATCTGAGTCTAATAATGATGTTACCAGCCAGAATGAGATGCTCAATACAATGATACAATTTGGCGTAGATGGGATACTTGCCTCTCTTACAAAGATGACTCGCAACATAGATACTATATTACCCATCGCACATACAGTACCATTAATTCTATTTGATAAAGTCTCAGAAAAAATACCTTGTACTCAAATAACTATTAATGATGAGCAAGCCGCTTTTAATGCAGTAGAGCATCTTATTAATATAGGAAAGAGAAGAATAGCCATTATAAAAGAGGGTGAGTTTTCTTATACCTCACAGAAGCGTTACAAAGGATATATAAAAGCCCTAGAAGCTCATAATATTGCTGTAGACGATAAAATTATATTAAGTGTAGATGACATCTCTCTAACTCAAGGGAAGCGTATGACTAATATTTTATTAAGTCTCAAAAAAAGACCAGATGCTATTTTTGCCATAACAGATAGTGCCGCAATAGGGGTCATACAGACTCTTAATAAATCAAATATTAGAATCCCAGAGGAGATTGCCGTTGTGGGCTTCAGTAATTCAAAAAGCTCAAAAATAGTAGAGCCCAATCTCACGACTGTAAGTCAGCCTGGTAATTTGATAGGGAAGACTGCAGTATCATATCTTATTAGTGAGATAGAGAATGAGAGTGATACAGAAATGACCACTAGTAAAACCGTAGAGATTAACACGGAACTTATAGTAAGGGAATCTACATTAAAATTAAGCTAG
- a CDS encoding TonB-dependent receptor domain-containing protein has translation MKKILLSLLLAMSAVVSFSQTEISGTVKDNTGMPIPGANVTIDGTTEGTVSDFDGNFIFSTSLTGPQTLLTSYVGYKTFTETITLNGSPLSYNIVLQDGNALDEVVLTASSTFRSQKQAPLSISSVKQEEITKLSANSQADILRGVPGITAEGGGGETATNLFVRGLPSGGQYVFNPLQYDGMPLMSTFGLNSSAHDVYARPDIGFKGVEFVRGGAAVLYGAGSVAGIINYTSKTGDTNDENIINLEYGTEGRLKTDFYTGGKLGGEDSNTFYAFTGFIRKDSGPIDTGLDTRGVQFRANIKKKFDNGSFTVHGQFINDRAQFYLPLPLQGGSRDRINGNDGEPVEQLLAGDLANTSFRTPGGAYTSPIDDGVFTSGGYLMADFDYNLSDNLQFDAKAKYANYEHNFALYVGGNGDYGNPITLNDYVAAVAPDNTGFNATYQNGAGGQIDGNDLVVENLHVDRLRPMTDYSGEANLVYKTENRNHTFTLGTYLARTEAEDVNYQYRVLSEFNNDPRLVNLNYTDAGGSNVIYSTGGLYNRIGMTSNNFLDQSRTAFYLTDEMVYDRWRFDVGVRIENTAGTFRRGGIATSEVYENDELTDNLQNVSYADGSFAVGEIDATDWAVSLAGLYELTEATNLYANFSRGFFFPQQRGFAPTPGIRETNYDAETIIQAEAGAKFGTAAFSGSVAGYYVNLSDRIRIDQAIVGGQLVDQARSEQTTRTVGLEATGNYRLSDAFSINATATYQNHEITQNETLNLVDNTSATINEGNEIARQPKFLGSLGLNYSQKKFDANFSLNHTGAKFTDDTNNVELDAITIARLGAGYTFETQDDNSLRVGMSVFNLFDSSGLTEGNPRAGIAGQSGDGEFFFGRPILPRRLFLTATFNF, from the coding sequence ATGAAAAAGATACTACTCAGTTTACTACTCGCTATGAGCGCTGTTGTAAGTTTCTCGCAAACGGAAATTTCAGGAACAGTAAAGGATAATACAGGTATGCCTATACCTGGTGCAAATGTGACTATAGATGGTACTACAGAAGGTACCGTATCAGATTTTGACGGAAACTTTATTTTCTCTACAAGTCTTACTGGCCCACAAACGCTTCTTACTTCGTATGTTGGGTATAAAACATTTACAGAAACTATAACATTAAACGGATCCCCACTTAGTTATAATATTGTCTTACAAGATGGTAATGCCCTAGATGAAGTTGTGCTTACTGCATCATCTACTTTTAGATCTCAAAAACAGGCTCCTCTATCTATAAGTTCTGTAAAACAAGAAGAGATCACAAAGTTATCTGCAAACAGTCAGGCAGATATCCTTCGTGGTGTCCCAGGTATTACCGCAGAAGGTGGTGGTGGTGAGACTGCAACAAATCTCTTTGTGAGAGGTTTACCCTCTGGAGGACAGTATGTATTTAACCCGTTACAATATGACGGTATGCCACTTATGAGCACCTTTGGTCTTAACTCATCTGCTCACGATGTGTATGCAAGACCAGATATAGGCTTTAAAGGTGTAGAGTTTGTTAGAGGTGGTGCTGCAGTTTTATATGGTGCAGGGTCTGTGGCTGGTATTATTAACTATACTAGTAAAACAGGAGATACAAATGATGAAAACATCATAAATCTAGAATACGGTACAGAGGGTCGTCTTAAAACAGATTTTTACACCGGAGGAAAACTAGGTGGTGAAGACTCAAATACATTTTATGCATTTACGGGATTTATAAGAAAAGATAGCGGTCCTATAGATACAGGTCTTGATACGCGTGGAGTACAGTTTAGAGCAAATATTAAAAAGAAGTTTGATAATGGATCTTTTACTGTGCACGGACAATTTATTAACGACAGAGCCCAGTTTTACTTACCTCTCCCACTGCAAGGAGGATCAAGAGACCGTATAAATGGTAACGATGGTGAACCTGTAGAGCAGTTACTAGCAGGAGACCTTGCAAATACGTCTTTCCGTACACCAGGAGGTGCTTACACAAGCCCTATAGATGATGGTGTTTTTACAAGTGGAGGCTACCTTATGGCAGATTTTGATTATAATCTTTCTGACAACTTACAGTTTGATGCAAAAGCAAAATATGCAAACTATGAGCACAACTTTGCTCTTTATGTAGGTGGTAATGGTGATTATGGAAACCCAATTACGTTAAACGACTATGTAGCAGCCGTTGCTCCAGATAATACTGGCTTTAATGCAACTTATCAAAATGGGGCTGGTGGACAAATAGATGGTAATGACCTCGTAGTAGAAAATCTACACGTAGACCGTTTACGACCTATGACAGACTACTCTGGGGAGGCTAACTTAGTTTATAAAACAGAAAATAGAAATCACACGTTTACATTAGGAACATATCTTGCCAGAACAGAAGCAGAGGATGTAAACTATCAATACAGAGTGCTGTCTGAATTTAATAATGATCCTCGTCTCGTAAACCTTAATTACACAGATGCTGGAGGTAGCAATGTCATCTACTCTACTGGTGGTTTATACAACCGTATAGGTATGACCTCAAATAACTTTTTAGATCAAAGCAGGACTGCTTTTTATCTTACAGATGAGATGGTTTATGATAGATGGCGCTTTGATGTAGGTGTACGTATTGAGAATACTGCAGGAACATTTAGAAGAGGTGGTATTGCTACCTCTGAAGTATATGAAAATGATGAACTTACAGATAATCTTCAGAATGTATCATATGCAGATGGCAGCTTTGCCGTAGGAGAAATAGATGCTACAGACTGGGCTGTATCACTTGCCGGTCTTTATGAACTTACAGAGGCTACAAACTTGTATGCAAACTTCTCAAGAGGTTTTTTCTTCCCTCAACAAAGAGGTTTTGCTCCTACCCCAGGCATAAGAGAGACTAACTATGATGCAGAAACAATTATACAAGCAGAAGCTGGAGCAAAATTTGGTACAGCAGCCTTCTCTGGATCTGTGGCCGGTTATTATGTAAACTTAAGTGACCGTATACGTATAGATCAAGCTATCGTAGGAGGACAACTTGTAGACCAAGCCAGAAGTGAGCAAACCACACGTACTGTAGGTCTTGAAGCAACAGGTAACTACAGATTATCTGACGCCTTTAGTATAAATGCTACGGCAACATATCAAAATCACGAAATTACCCAAAACGAAACCCTGAATCTAGTTGATAATACCAGTGCCACTATAAACGAAGGTAATGAGATCGCGAGACAACCTAAATTTTTAGGAAGTCTAGGTCTTAACTACAGTCAGAAAAAGTTTGATGCAAACTTTAGCCTAAATCATACAGGAGCAAAGTTTACAGATGACACAAATAATGTAGAGCTAGATGCGATAACTATTGCAAGACTTGGCGCTGGTTATACTTTTGAGACACAAGATGACAACTCCCTTAGAGTTGGTATGTCTGTGTTTAATCTTTTTGACAGCAGTGGCCTCACCGAGGGTAACCCTCGCGCAGGTATTGCTGGGCAGTCTGGAGATGGAGAGTTCTTTTTCGGGAGACCTATCCTACCACGCAGACTTTTCTTGACTGCTACTTTTAATTTTTAA
- a CDS encoding MarC family protein yields MEDLLTFSLTVFTSFFAITNPISNMTIFLSLTDGASKKVKKDINKRATIVAFIIVALFVLLGKFIFELFHITIPAFKIFGGILVFLIGFDLLQSKKSSVKHLKTVDVDENIAISPLAIPIIAGPGTIVTAMNSVADASYMQIGLVILIFGLMCLLTYITFRASDFIVKVLGNNVISVIGKIMGLIIGIIGTGMIIEGIKISFNLS; encoded by the coding sequence ATGGAGGACCTTCTTACTTTTTCTTTAACCGTATTTACCAGTTTTTTTGCGATTACAAACCCTATATCAAATATGACAATCTTCTTGTCACTTACAGATGGTGCCAGTAAAAAGGTAAAAAAGGATATTAATAAGAGAGCCACAATAGTGGCCTTTATTATTGTAGCTCTGTTTGTACTATTAGGTAAGTTTATTTTTGAATTATTTCACATAACAATTCCAGCTTTTAAAATTTTTGGAGGGATACTCGTTTTTCTTATAGGTTTTGATTTACTTCAGTCTAAGAAGTCTAGTGTAAAGCACCTCAAAACGGTAGATGTAGATGAAAATATTGCGATATCACCTCTAGCTATACCTATAATAGCGGGACCGGGTACCATTGTTACTGCGATGAACTCTGTTGCAGATGCGAGTTATATGCAAATAGGTCTTGTAATTTTAATTTTTGGGCTTATGTGCTTATTGACATATATCACATTTCGCGCAAGCGATTTTATCGTAAAAGTCTTAGGTAATAATGTGATCTCTGTGATAGGTAAGATTATGGGATTAATCATTGGTATAATAGGTACTGGGATGATAATAGAAGGGATTAAAATTTCGTTTAACTTATCATAA
- a CDS encoding DUF6134 family protein, which produces MFVNDKPRAQTYTRKQDSLFIISRDYKRPQFYKEPINYTTIQLYFEEPIGLTSCYSEQDGSINKLVALGNHSYKKVNAKGLENLYFYKDGRLIKASIDGGVIQFELVATTKM; this is translated from the coding sequence ATATTTGTAAATGATAAACCGCGTGCTCAAACATATACAAGAAAACAAGACAGCCTTTTTATAATCTCTAGAGATTATAAAAGGCCTCAGTTCTATAAAGAACCTATTAATTATACGACCATCCAATTATATTTTGAAGAGCCCATAGGTTTAACGAGCTGTTATTCTGAGCAGGATGGAAGTATTAATAAACTAGTAGCGCTGGGTAATCACTCTTATAAAAAGGTAAATGCCAAAGGCCTAGAAAACCTTTACTTCTATAAAGACGGGAGACTTATAAAAGCAAGTATAGACGGTGGGGTTATACAATTTGAACTCGTAGCTACAACTAAGATGTAA
- a CDS encoding glycerate kinase: MKIVLAPDKFKNSLTGLQFCDAVIDGIHSVCTDIDIIKLPLADGGDGTIEVVNYYLKGEHIDVAVSNPFFEKVIATYLYAPQTQTAFIEMAEASGVKLLSEQHLDCKNATTLGTGEMIVDAINKGATKIILGIGGSATNDCGIGMATALGYQFLDKNGNTVHPIGANLSSVVTIDASAIHPGLANVNFEIACDVKNPLYGTNGAAQIYAAQKGATRDDITLLDQGLKDIAQVIENHSNINPQRIEGAGAAGGMGIAAKIFLNGKLSPGIDLIKSLSDFDNRIKDADWIITGEGKLDSQTLSGKTIQGVITSAKRNNNKVAAFCGAIDLDKIKLEHIGIVYAASIMEKARDLNDAFAKAEYYLQHIASTFATKNLLR; this comes from the coding sequence GTGAAGATAGTTTTAGCACCAGATAAGTTCAAAAATTCCCTTACAGGATTACAGTTTTGTGATGCCGTAATAGATGGGATACATTCTGTTTGTACAGATATTGATATTATAAAACTTCCTCTGGCAGATGGTGGAGATGGTACCATAGAGGTTGTAAATTATTATCTTAAAGGTGAGCATATAGATGTGGCTGTAAGTAATCCATTTTTTGAAAAAGTAATAGCTACTTACCTTTATGCCCCACAAACTCAAACAGCCTTTATAGAAATGGCAGAAGCCTCTGGAGTAAAATTACTGTCAGAACAGCATTTAGATTGTAAAAACGCAACCACCTTAGGCACTGGTGAGATGATTGTAGATGCTATAAATAAAGGCGCTACAAAAATTATACTAGGTATAGGCGGTAGTGCAACAAATGACTGTGGTATAGGTATGGCTACAGCTTTAGGATATCAGTTTCTTGACAAAAATGGAAACACAGTACATCCCATAGGTGCAAATCTCTCTAGCGTTGTCACAATAGACGCTAGTGCAATACACCCAGGTCTTGCAAATGTAAATTTTGAAATCGCCTGTGATGTGAAAAACCCCCTTTACGGCACTAACGGTGCTGCACAAATATATGCAGCCCAAAAGGGAGCAACACGAGATGATATCACTTTGCTAGACCAAGGACTTAAGGATATAGCGCAAGTTATAGAGAACCATTCTAATATAAACCCACAACGTATAGAAGGTGCAGGTGCTGCTGGTGGTATGGGCATAGCCGCAAAGATTTTTTTAAATGGTAAACTTAGCCCCGGTATAGACCTTATAAAATCACTTTCAGATTTTGACAATCGTATCAAAGATGCAGACTGGATTATCACTGGTGAGGGTAAATTAGACAGCCAGACACTCTCTGGAAAGACCATTCAAGGAGTAATCACTTCTGCAAAAAGAAACAACAATAAAGTTGCCGCTTTCTGTGGGGCAATTGATCTTGATAAAATTAAACTAGAGCATATAGGGATTGTATATGCAGCCTCTATAATGGAAAAAGCGAGAGATCTTAATGACGCTTTCGCGAAAGCGGAATACTATCTACAACATATAGCAAGCACATTTGCAACAAAAAACTTACTTAGATGA
- a CDS encoding amylo-alpha-1,6-glucosidase — MKILQQRAIDVLNKNWKDTFSIPCANLYPFQWFWDSGLIAIGFAHFDMPKAEKEIETLLDAQWDNGFIPHIIFHTETDTYFPGADFHKSSLHPQSSKKYKSTGMTQPPVTGFVLKELYDTSDNKKASLAFVQSVIDKVYHNHEYFYNKRDPQDEGLVYIYHNWESGTDNSPIWDDIWKTMNPPDYTFERRDTTHVDASERPSKREYDHYLHIIEIAKAHNYDDAKIAELSPFLVQDPLFNAVLIKSNKCLIELYELLGDNDDKIAQLKKWQDKAVKSFDNKLFDKEVGAYIHYDLRNEKPLPYLSSSSFAPLFSGIPSPERAETMVKTMMKKFGGDRQYLCASFDPTSERFNPKKYWRGPVWVNLNWMLYKGLTSYGYKDIAARVKEDTIALIEKNGFYEYFDSRKEMHTDGSGGYGGNDFSWSAALLIDLLSKE; from the coding sequence ATGAAAATATTACAGCAAAGAGCGATTGATGTATTAAATAAAAACTGGAAAGATACCTTTAGTATTCCTTGTGCAAACCTCTACCCTTTTCAATGGTTTTGGGACTCTGGTTTGATTGCTATTGGTTTTGCACATTTTGATATGCCTAAGGCAGAAAAAGAAATAGAAACACTACTAGATGCACAGTGGGATAATGGATTTATACCTCACATCATTTTTCACACCGAAACAGACACCTATTTTCCAGGAGCAGATTTTCATAAATCAAGTTTACACCCACAATCTTCAAAAAAATATAAATCTACTGGAATGACCCAACCGCCAGTTACAGGATTTGTGCTTAAAGAACTCTATGATACCAGTGATAACAAAAAAGCCTCACTAGCCTTTGTACAATCTGTAATAGATAAGGTATATCACAATCACGAATACTTTTATAATAAACGTGACCCTCAAGACGAGGGCCTTGTTTACATTTATCACAACTGGGAGTCTGGCACAGATAACTCACCTATATGGGATGATATCTGGAAAACAATGAATCCCCCAGATTATACTTTTGAGAGGAGAGATACTACACACGTAGATGCTTCTGAGAGACCATCAAAAAGAGAGTATGACCACTACCTACACATCATTGAGATAGCAAAAGCACATAACTATGATGATGCAAAAATTGCAGAGCTGTCTCCTTTTCTGGTACAAGACCCTCTTTTTAATGCAGTTCTTATAAAGTCTAATAAATGTCTTATTGAACTGTATGAACTGCTAGGAGATAACGATGATAAAATTGCACAACTCAAAAAATGGCAAGACAAGGCTGTAAAGTCATTTGATAACAAATTATTTGATAAAGAGGTAGGTGCATACATTCACTACGACTTACGTAATGAAAAGCCACTACCCTATCTATCCTCATCATCATTTGCTCCCTTGTTTTCCGGTATTCCTTCACCAGAACGTGCAGAAACAATGGTGAAGACTATGATGAAAAAATTTGGAGGTGACCGTCAATACCTATGTGCATCATTTGATCCTACTAGTGAGCGCTTTAATCCAAAAAAGTACTGGAGAGGACCAGTATGGGTGAACCTCAACTGGATGCTTTATAAAGGTCTCACCTCTTATGGATACAAGGATATCGCAGCGCGCGTAAAAGAAGATACCATTGCTCTTATAGAAAAAAATGGTTTTTATGAATATTTTGACTCTAGAAAGGAAATGCATACGGACGGCAGCGGCGGTTATGGTGGTAATGACTTTTCTTGGAGTGCAGCGCTATTAATAGATTTATTAAGCAAAGAGTAA
- a CDS encoding sodium:solute symporter, giving the protein MNYIDYIIIVVYLLGFLGIGYFFKENNNSKDYFLGGQSMGWFPLSLSTMATQLSAISFISAPAFVGLKDGGGLQWLTYEFGVPLAMAFLLIAIIPSLYKSGIVSVYEYLEKRFDASSRLLISFVFQISRSVATGVMVYTMALILQATIGIDFWISVLIIGVITMIYSFQGGMKAVIWGDVIQMCILFFGIIVCLVYGISELGGFENFLTNVDQDRLTAVDFSKWGFDNADKNDEFGFWPMVIGGFFLYASYYGTDQTQSQRLLSAKGMPTIKKLLLANGLFRFPITLTYCIMGLVLGTLLIQDAGFQELLDSVYQTNISSLEGKKADLMVPVFIIKYLPNGIIGILIVAIMSAAMSSLSSTVNSLSAVTLEDFIKRFKPNMTDKQYVMNSRLLSVFWGLVCLFFAFFAGSIEGTVIEVINKISSIFYGPILAAFILAILTKKTHALGANIGIVAGVLFNMYLWLYVPAIFWFWWNAIGCIVTMAVAYSISLIIKRELKEGLEVFFYKAGKREVIILLSYFIVIVILAMSMQRILS; this is encoded by the coding sequence ATGAATTATATAGATTACATTATCATTGTCGTGTATCTCCTCGGTTTCTTAGGAATAGGCTATTTCTTTAAAGAAAATAACAACTCAAAAGATTACTTTCTAGGAGGGCAGTCTATGGGGTGGTTTCCGCTCAGTTTATCGACTATGGCTACGCAGCTGTCTGCCATAAGTTTTATTTCGGCACCGGCATTTGTAGGGCTTAAAGATGGTGGAGGTTTACAGTGGTTAACTTATGAGTTTGGGGTGCCACTTGCAATGGCGTTCTTGCTTATAGCTATAATCCCGTCTTTATATAAGTCTGGTATCGTAAGTGTTTATGAGTATCTAGAAAAAAGATTTGATGCCTCCTCACGTTTGCTCATTAGCTTTGTTTTCCAGATAAGTAGATCTGTTGCGACAGGTGTGATGGTGTATACTATGGCGCTTATTTTACAAGCCACCATTGGTATAGATTTCTGGATTTCTGTGCTTATTATAGGTGTCATCACGATGATATATTCTTTTCAAGGAGGTATGAAGGCTGTGATATGGGGAGATGTGATACAAATGTGCATTCTCTTTTTTGGTATTATAGTGTGTCTTGTTTATGGAATAAGTGAGCTAGGTGGTTTTGAAAATTTCTTAACTAATGTAGATCAAGATAGGCTTACCGCTGTAGATTTTTCTAAGTGGGGATTTGATAATGCAGATAAGAATGATGAATTTGGATTCTGGCCTATGGTAATAGGAGGTTTCTTTTTATATGCCTCATATTATGGTACAGATCAAACACAGTCGCAGCGCCTTCTCTCTGCAAAAGGAATGCCTACCATAAAGAAATTACTACTTGCAAATGGCCTCTTTAGATTCCCAATAACACTTACCTATTGTATAATGGGTCTCGTGCTAGGAACCCTACTTATACAAGACGCAGGTTTTCAAGAACTTTTAGATAGTGTGTATCAAACTAACATCTCTTCTTTAGAAGGTAAAAAAGCAGATTTGATGGTGCCTGTTTTTATCATCAAGTATTTACCTAATGGTATTATAGGTATTCTTATTGTAGCAATTATGTCTGCAGCTATGTCTTCATTGAGTTCTACGGTAAACTCCCTATCTGCAGTGACTCTTGAGGATTTTATTAAACGTTTTAAACCTAATATGACAGATAAGCAATATGTAATGAACTCTCGTTTACTTTCGGTATTCTGGGGGCTTGTATGTTTATTTTTTGCCTTTTTTGCAGGTAGTATAGAGGGTACTGTAATAGAGGTTATAAATAAAATAAGCTCCATCTTTTATGGACCTATTCTTGCCGCATTTATACTTGCTATATTAACTAAAAAGACACACGCCCTAGGCGCAAACATAGGTATTGTAGCGGGTGTACTCTTTAATATGTATTTATGGCTTTATGTCCCTGCTATATTCTGGTTCTGGTGGAACGCTATAGGATGTATCGTTACTATGGCAGTAGCTTACAGTATAAGTCTTATTATAAAACGAGAGCTTAAAGAAGGTCTTGAAGTCTTCTTCTATAAAGCAGGAAAAAGGGAAGTAATTATCCTCTTGAGCTATTTTATAGTCATTGTGATTCTTGCAATGTCTATGCAACGTATTTTAAGCTAA
- a CDS encoding adenine phosphoribosyltransferase gives MQISDYIRDVQDFPKEGIIFKDITPLLGDKTAFAKAEEILYTLVPEVAIDVVVGIEARGFFYGPLLAKRLNAGFVPVRKPNKLPYTTIKKEYDLEYGTDVLEMHSDAIKPGDKVLLHDDVLATGGTAAAVAAMIEELGGEVVQCNFIIELDFLNGRSKLPGKHVAAAITY, from the coding sequence ATGCAAATTTCAGACTACATAAGAGACGTTCAAGACTTTCCTAAAGAAGGAATTATTTTTAAAGATATTACACCTTTGCTGGGAGATAAGACCGCTTTCGCGAAAGCGGAAGAAATTCTATACACACTAGTGCCAGAAGTAGCAATAGATGTAGTAGTAGGAATTGAAGCGAGAGGTTTCTTTTATGGACCACTACTTGCAAAAAGACTCAATGCTGGATTTGTACCCGTGCGCAAGCCTAATAAACTACCTTATACTACCATTAAGAAAGAATATGATCTCGAGTATGGTACAGATGTGCTAGAGATGCACAGTGACGCTATAAAGCCTGGAGATAAAGTGTTACTTCACGATGATGTACTCGCCACTGGTGGGACGGCTGCAGCGGTAGCTGCAATGATTGAGGAGCTAGGGGGAGAGGTAGTACAGTGTAATTTTATTATAGAACTCGATTTCTTAAATGGTAGAAGCAAGCTGCCAGGTAAACACGTTGCTGCTGCTATAACTTATTAA